One Actinomadura viridis genomic region harbors:
- a CDS encoding N-acetylmuramic acid 6-phosphate etherase produces the protein MIDCDLPTEGRNPRTLDVDTLPTLEVLRRINAEDATVPLVVASVLPEIARLVDLAVASLRGGGRVHYFGAGTSGRLAVLDAAELPPTFGIWGRVVAHNAGGFGALSQAVSDVEDDTELGARDAAEVAAGDIAIGIAASGRTPYVLAALRASAAAGARTALISCNPHTPYGDEVEVHIALATGPEVISGSTRMKAGTATKLVLNSFSTTLMIRMGRTYSNLMVSLNALNAKLRARLVRILTEATGMDPLTCENALVEAGGDTRVALVSLLGEVPAARATMVLEETDGGVREALQRLRSA, from the coding sequence GTGATCGACTGCGACCTGCCCACGGAGGGGCGCAACCCGCGCACCCTCGACGTCGACACGCTGCCCACCCTGGAAGTACTGCGCCGCATCAACGCCGAGGACGCCACGGTGCCGCTGGTGGTCGCGTCCGTGCTGCCGGAGATCGCGCGCCTGGTCGACCTGGCGGTCGCCTCGCTGCGCGGCGGCGGCCGGGTGCACTACTTCGGCGCCGGGACCTCCGGCCGCCTGGCGGTGCTGGACGCGGCGGAGCTGCCGCCCACGTTCGGCATCTGGGGCCGGGTGGTGGCGCACAACGCCGGCGGCTTCGGCGCCCTGTCGCAGGCCGTCTCGGACGTGGAGGACGACACCGAGCTGGGCGCCCGGGACGCGGCCGAGGTCGCCGCCGGCGACATCGCGATCGGGATCGCCGCCAGCGGCCGCACCCCGTACGTGCTGGCGGCGCTGCGGGCGTCCGCCGCGGCCGGCGCGCGGACCGCGCTGATCAGCTGCAACCCGCACACGCCGTACGGCGACGAGGTCGAGGTGCACATCGCCCTGGCCACCGGGCCCGAGGTGATCAGCGGCTCCACCCGGATGAAGGCCGGCACCGCCACCAAGCTGGTGCTCAACTCCTTCTCCACCACACTGATGATCAGGATGGGCCGTACCTACTCCAACCTGATGGTCAGCCTGAACGCGCTCAACGCCAAGCTGCGCGCCCGGCTGGTGCGCATCCTCACCGAGGCCACCGGGATGGACCCGCTGACCTGTGAGAACGCGCTGGTCGAGGCCGGAGGGGACACGCGGGTGGCGCTGGTCTCGCTGCTCGGCGAGGTTCCGGCCGCGCGCGCGACGATGGTGCTGGAGGAGACCGACGGCGGAGTCCGGGAGGCGCTGCAACGGCTGAGATCGGCCTGA
- a CDS encoding acyl-CoA dehydrogenase family protein, which yields MDFELSPKARDYQARLLEFMEEHVYPAEPVYTAWRAENDPHALPPVVEELKAKARERGLWNLFLPEISGLSNLEYAPLAELTGRSPDLAPEAVNCAAPDTGNMEVLHMFGTEEQKKRWLEPLLDGRIRSAFAMTEPDVASSDATNITTSIVRDGDEYVINGRKWWITGAADERCKIFIVMGKTDPDGPAHRQQSQVLVPRDAPGLTIVRHLPVFGYQDQHGHSELRLENVRVPVSNLIAGEGDGFMIAQARLGPGRIHHCMRALGMAERALELMCRRAAGRVAFGRPLASQGVVREQIAESRMAIEQARLMTLKTAWLIDRHGAKGARTEIAAIKVIVPRIAHEVLDRAIQVHGGAGVSDDTPLAAMYAWVRAMRLFDGPDEVHVRTVARQELRPYLT from the coding sequence CGGGCGGAGAACGACCCGCACGCCCTTCCGCCCGTCGTGGAGGAGCTCAAGGCGAAGGCGCGCGAGCGCGGGCTGTGGAACCTCTTCCTGCCCGAGATCTCCGGCCTGTCGAACCTGGAGTACGCGCCCCTGGCCGAGCTGACCGGCCGCTCCCCCGACCTGGCTCCCGAGGCGGTCAACTGCGCCGCCCCGGACACCGGGAACATGGAGGTGCTGCACATGTTCGGCACCGAGGAGCAGAAGAAGCGGTGGCTGGAACCGCTGCTGGACGGCAGGATCCGGTCGGCGTTCGCGATGACCGAGCCGGACGTGGCCTCCTCGGACGCCACCAACATCACCACCTCGATCGTCCGGGACGGCGACGAGTACGTGATCAACGGCCGCAAGTGGTGGATCACCGGCGCCGCCGACGAGCGCTGCAAGATCTTCATCGTGATGGGCAAGACCGATCCGGACGGCCCGGCGCACCGGCAGCAGTCCCAGGTGCTGGTGCCCCGGGACGCCCCCGGGCTGACGATCGTCCGGCACCTGCCCGTCTTCGGCTACCAGGACCAGCACGGCCACTCCGAGCTGCGCCTGGAGAACGTGCGGGTCCCGGTGTCCAACCTGATCGCGGGCGAGGGCGACGGGTTCATGATCGCGCAGGCCCGGCTGGGCCCCGGCCGCATCCACCACTGCATGCGGGCCCTGGGCATGGCCGAGCGCGCCCTGGAGCTGATGTGCCGCCGGGCGGCCGGGCGGGTGGCGTTCGGCAGGCCGCTGGCGAGCCAGGGCGTGGTGCGGGAGCAGATCGCCGAGTCGCGGATGGCGATCGAGCAGGCCCGGCTGATGACGCTCAAGACCGCCTGGCTGATCGACCGGCACGGCGCCAAGGGCGCCCGCACCGAGATCGCCGCGATCAAGGTGATCGTCCCGCGGATCGCGCACGAGGTGCTGGACCGCGCGATCCAGGTGCACGGCGGCGCGGGGGTCAGCGACGACACCCCGCTGGCCGCGATGTACGCCTGGGTCCGCGCCATGCGCCTGTTCGACGGCCCGGACGAGGTCCACGTCCGTACCGTCGCGCGCCAGGAGCTGCGGCCCTACCTCACCTGA